The sequence AGGTTGAAGCCGGTGAGCAGCGCCAGGGGAAAGAGCAGCAGCGCCAGCGCTCGCAGCAGATCGGCGCCGACCAGCGTGCGCCGCCGATCCCAGCGATCGACGTAGACGCCGGCGATCGGGCTGACGATGATGTAGGGGATGGCGCCGGCCGCCAGGGCGATCGCCGTCGCCATGCCGGAGCCGGTATGCTTGTAGACGAGCCACGGGAGGGCGACGGTGTACAAACCGTCGCCGAACATCGAGATCAGATGCGCCAGCCAGAGCCAGCGGAAGCTCCCGTTCGCGAGGAGCAGCGGCTGTTGCCGTGCTGTGGCCGGGGCCGCGACGTAGGCCACGCTCACCAGCGGCTCCTCGTTCAACCTGGCCGCACTATCCCTGCGCATGCATTCAGACGTGCGGATACCACGTCGCAGGACCGTGAATAAAGTCTTGCATGTGCCTTGCAAGTGTGTCAAGGAGCAATTTTTTAGGGGAATGCCCTGATGCGGCCCCCGCGTTCGACCTCCAATCTCGGCAAGCTATAGTGCTTGTTGATTCCTTCTGTCAAGTTTACCCGATCGCAACCATGGCGGAAAGGCAATTTATGACGAGCGTGCGCACATCTCGTGCCGAACTTTCGGCGCTGATCGATCGCTTCTTCACCGCCTGGGCCCGGCACGACCTGGACGCGGCAATGGCCTGCGTGGCCGACGACGCGATCTACGACGAGTTCAACGGCAAGGTCTGGCAGGGCAAGGCGCAGGTGCGCGAGGGCTTCCTGCCCAACTTCCGCGGCGACTACGGCGACATCCAGTTTCACCTCGAAGATCTGTTCATCGATGCCGAGGCGCAGGAGGCGCTTGCCCGCTGGCTGTGCGTCTTCGCATGGAAGGGCAGCCGGCGTAGCTGGCGCGGGCTCGACATCCTGCGCCTGCGCGACGGCCTGATCGTCGAAAAGCTGACCTATGCCAAAACGGACCGCC is a genomic window of Dehalococcoidia bacterium containing:
- a CDS encoding nuclear transport factor 2 family protein, giving the protein MTSVRTSRAELSALIDRFFTAWARHDLDAAMACVADDAIYDEFNGKVWQGKAQVREGFLPNFRGDYGDIQFHLEDLFIDAEAQEALARWLCVFAWKGSRRSWRGLDILRLRDGLIVEKLTYAKTDRPQTESTPLPG